The Synechocystis sp. PCC 7509 genome includes a window with the following:
- a CDS encoding Dps family protein: protein MRKINIGLSEEQRSGVSELLNSDLANAYLVLIKTKKFHWDVVGPQFRSLHQLWEEQYQALTINIDSLAERVRTLGFFPVGTAAGFLEYGSIKEQSDNIPLATEMVSQLVDDHEEIIRNLREHVDQSSEKFGDEGTADFLTGLMEQHEEMAWMLRSFIEGEALSADGNKPNSSKIPVEASSN, encoded by the coding sequence ATGCGTAAAATCAATATTGGTCTATCAGAAGAACAACGATCGGGCGTAAGCGAACTATTGAACAGTGATTTAGCAAACGCTTACCTAGTATTAATCAAAACCAAAAAATTCCATTGGGATGTAGTTGGCCCTCAATTCCGTTCTTTGCACCAACTATGGGAAGAACAATACCAAGCATTAACAATTAATATAGATTCTTTAGCCGAGCGCGTCCGCACCTTGGGATTTTTCCCTGTAGGTACAGCAGCAGGCTTTTTAGAATATGGTTCTATCAAAGAACAATCCGACAATATTCCGCTAGCAACCGAAATGGTATCTCAGCTAGTAGATGACCATGAGGAAATTATCCGTAACTTGCGCGAACACGTAGACCAATCATCGGAAAAATTCGGCGACGAAGGTACAGCCGACTTTTTAACCGGACTGATGGAGCAGCACGAAGAAATGGCTTGGATGCTACGCTCGTTTATTGAAGGTGAAGCCCTTTCCGCCGACGGTAACAAGCCAAATTCCAGTAAAATTCCTGTAGAAGCAAGTTCTAACTAA
- a CDS encoding glycosyltransferase family 2 protein, translated as MSKINFQFPLVSVIIPAYNAEAFIERTLNSVLGQTYNNLEVLVVDDGSKDKTFELVQSIAQKDSRVTLIQQKNAGVATARNLAIEKSQGEYIAPIDADDIWYPSKIEKQVKCILEAGESVGLVYSLSANIDENDLIIGQYSDNFIFKPEGKVYTALLCTNFVGNASTPLIRRTCFKHIGGYNYQLKQEAAQGCEDWDMYLRIAEYYEFRVVPEFLVGYRQVIGSMAGNYKSMVKSYNLVMADVQRIHPAIPVNIYRLSNTFYYNYLLGKVYASGAHWSTLLCLFKTVKSDWATLVRPGVYIMIVVCLIKIAVNPITSLIWSNHRSWVEFKHNLIKNRSPIKIEKLNNQVNTKEKKIIWKPYDLILLKRLNTIRQLSEVN; from the coding sequence ATGAGTAAAATCAATTTTCAGTTTCCTCTAGTTTCTGTAATTATCCCTGCTTACAATGCCGAGGCTTTTATTGAACGAACCTTAAACTCTGTCCTCGGTCAAACTTACAACAACCTAGAGGTTTTAGTTGTGGATGACGGCTCAAAAGATAAAACTTTTGAGCTTGTGCAATCTATCGCGCAAAAAGACTCTCGTGTGACGCTAATTCAACAAAAAAATGCCGGGGTTGCCACCGCTCGTAATTTAGCTATTGAAAAATCTCAAGGAGAATATATCGCACCCATTGATGCTGACGATATTTGGTATCCTAGTAAAATAGAAAAACAAGTCAAGTGTATATTAGAAGCAGGCGAATCTGTAGGATTAGTATATTCTTTGTCGGCTAATATTGATGAAAATGATTTAATTATTGGTCAGTATTCTGACAATTTTATATTTAAGCCAGAAGGAAAAGTTTATACAGCTTTACTATGTACCAACTTTGTTGGTAATGCTAGTACCCCTCTAATTCGACGTACTTGTTTTAAACATATTGGTGGCTACAATTATCAATTAAAGCAAGAAGCTGCTCAAGGCTGTGAAGATTGGGATATGTATTTGCGAATTGCTGAATATTATGAATTTAGGGTTGTACCAGAATTTTTAGTCGGTTATCGGCAAGTCATAGGAAGTATGGCGGGAAATTATAAGTCAATGGTAAAATCTTATAATTTAGTGATGGCAGATGTCCAGCGAATTCACCCAGCCATCCCCGTTAATATTTATCGTCTATCTAATACTTTTTACTACAATTATTTATTAGGAAAAGTTTATGCTTCGGGCGCTCACTGGAGTACATTGCTTTGCTTATTTAAAACTGTAAAGTCAGACTGGGCAACTCTTGTACGCCCTGGAGTATATATAATGATAGTGGTTTGCTTAATCAAAATTGCTGTTAATCCAATTACATCTTTAATATGGTCAAATCACCGCTCTTGGGTAGAATTTAAACACAATTTAATTAAGAATCGCTCCCCAATAAAAATTGAAAAGCTGAACAATCAAGTTAACACTAAAGAAAAAAAGATTATCTGGAAGCCCTACGACCTAATATTACTTAAAAGGTTAAATACTATTCGTCAGTTGTCTGAGGTTAATTAG
- a CDS encoding WD40 repeat domain-containing protein, whose product MAIINNWQNIQSQSLNGHTKGIWFVAISPDNKTFATASDDNTVKLWNSQTGGLPRTLTGHIPKKLVVNGNL is encoded by the coding sequence ATGGCAATAATAAATAATTGGCAAAATATCCAAAGTCAAAGCTTAAACGGTCATACCAAAGGAATTTGGTTTGTAGCTATCAGTCCCGACAATAAAACCTTTGCCACCGCCAGCGACGACAACACAGTAAAGTTGTGGAATTCTCAAACAGGAGGATTACCAAGAACTTTGACAGGACATATACCTAAAAAGCTTGTCGTCAACGGTAACTTATGA
- a CDS encoding DUF3172 domain-containing protein translates to MRRKSGRSTVTDKKPFAFLPASVNYATIAILAAALILGIGIGTLFASDTGGGENNVSSSIQIDQKAPNPDICVQYGASAMVMDARLFVTLRPFKVYVSQPNMRPGCVLRQSNWAVLEQRNLVTGDQVRDCRQKLNTFGFTGDLGNSPAISCIYQSEDAQNFFINQPGAVNAPTNTEQF, encoded by the coding sequence ATGAGACGTAAATCTGGTAGGTCTACGGTGACAGACAAAAAACCCTTTGCATTCTTACCCGCCAGCGTTAACTACGCTACCATCGCCATTTTGGCGGCGGCATTAATTCTGGGAATTGGGATTGGTACGCTGTTTGCCTCGGATACAGGCGGCGGAGAAAATAATGTAAGTTCCAGTATTCAGATCGATCAAAAAGCTCCTAACCCCGATATATGTGTCCAGTACGGTGCTAGTGCGATGGTGATGGATGCACGTTTATTTGTCACTTTGCGACCTTTTAAAGTTTATGTTTCCCAACCAAATATGCGCCCCGGCTGCGTACTGCGCCAATCTAACTGGGCAGTTTTGGAGCAACGTAACTTAGTAACAGGGGATCAAGTGCGTGATTGTCGGCAAAAGTTAAATACCTTTGGGTTTACGGGAGATTTGGGGAATTCTCCCGCCATTAGCTGTATTTATCAAAGTGAAGACGCACAGAACTTTTTTATTAATCAACCAGGAGCAGTTAATGCTCCCACTAATACCGAACAGTTCTAG
- a CDS encoding cation:proton antiporter, whose translation MNAVAIVLVEVLIVIGLSRLVGLGCRAIKQPLVIGEIIAGIMLGPSLLGLIAPSLATTLFPAETIPYLFVLSQIGLIFFMFLIGLELNPKYLSGQLEIAVLVSHVSILAPFSLGTLLAVVLYPQLSNGDVSFTAFALFLGAAMSITAFPVLARIITENNLQGTRLGTLALTCAAVDDVTAWCVLALAIAVARTGTINGAIPTIIYSLIYIGLMVTVGRWFLKRVARYYQRVGKMSQLLLAGIYAGVVASALITELIGIHFIFGAFLLGAVMPKDEGLVREIAEKTEDFVLIFLLPIFFAYSGLRTQVGLLNRPELWLLCAGVVAVAISGKYFGTYIAARVSGIENREASALGWLMNTRGLTELIVLNIGLNLGVISPLLFTMLVIMALVTTFMTSPLLEWTYPKRLIRLDTVEPETEIGLKAEVTYRVLVPVANVDTQKGLIQLATAIALNNSQSAVVHPLSLVELEEDYAFQSMPAEADRLMDKRRQQLEQLITTLEPPDIRAFVQPLVRVTNDVARATEQITSQNKIDLMLVGWHRPAFSTNRLGGRVGQILSMAPVDVGVYVDRGQSAIEKLLVAYSGNIHDDLALELALRMLVSSESRTLSILRVVQAGQTNSELSYELSGVMQNLSRKVRDRIDIQVQQSAEPITVAVEASTHVDLTIAGTSRAWGIERQTLGRYTDQLAIQCKSSLLITRRYSQVTSHLASVVAPSTDTDKSGV comes from the coding sequence ATGAACGCAGTTGCTATTGTTCTAGTTGAGGTGCTGATTGTAATTGGACTTTCGCGGCTGGTGGGGCTAGGATGCCGAGCAATCAAGCAACCGTTAGTAATCGGCGAAATTATTGCCGGGATTATGCTAGGTCCTTCTTTATTGGGCTTAATTGCCCCCAGTTTAGCTACAACTTTATTTCCTGCCGAAACAATCCCTTACTTATTTGTCCTATCTCAGATTGGACTAATATTTTTTATGTTTCTGATTGGCTTAGAGCTAAATCCTAAATATTTAAGCGGTCAGCTTGAAATCGCAGTTTTAGTATCGCACGTTAGTATTTTAGCCCCTTTTTCTCTAGGAACTCTACTAGCGGTAGTGCTGTATCCTCAGCTTTCTAACGGGGATGTATCGTTTACTGCCTTTGCCTTGTTTTTGGGAGCGGCGATGTCAATTACCGCTTTTCCGGTACTAGCGAGGATTATCACCGAAAATAACTTACAAGGTACGCGCTTAGGGACTTTGGCGCTAACTTGTGCGGCGGTGGATGACGTTACCGCGTGGTGCGTACTAGCTTTAGCGATCGCTGTAGCTAGAACTGGGACAATTAACGGAGCCATCCCCACAATCATCTATTCGTTGATTTATATCGGCTTGATGGTGACGGTAGGGCGTTGGTTTTTAAAGCGTGTTGCTAGGTACTATCAACGTGTGGGGAAAATGAGTCAGTTACTTTTAGCAGGTATTTATGCTGGGGTAGTTGCATCCGCTTTAATTACCGAATTAATCGGTATTCACTTCATTTTTGGGGCATTTTTATTAGGCGCAGTCATGCCTAAAGATGAAGGGTTGGTAAGAGAAATAGCGGAAAAAACCGAAGACTTTGTATTAATTTTTCTGTTACCAATATTTTTCGCCTATAGCGGTCTGCGGACGCAAGTAGGATTGCTCAATCGTCCTGAATTGTGGTTGCTTTGCGCGGGGGTTGTCGCGGTGGCAATTAGTGGTAAGTATTTTGGTACTTACATCGCGGCGCGAGTAAGTGGAATTGAAAATCGCGAAGCTTCAGCCCTCGGTTGGCTGATGAATACACGCGGATTAACGGAACTTATCGTATTAAATATTGGCTTGAACTTGGGGGTAATATCGCCGCTTTTGTTTACGATGCTGGTAATTATGGCGCTAGTTACTACTTTTATGACTTCGCCCTTATTGGAGTGGACTTATCCCAAACGGCTAATTAGATTAGATACGGTTGAGCCAGAAACCGAGATCGGACTCAAAGCCGAAGTTACTTATCGGGTGCTTGTTCCTGTTGCTAACGTAGATACCCAAAAAGGACTAATTCAATTAGCGACAGCGATCGCTCTCAATAATTCCCAAAGTGCTGTAGTTCATCCCCTCAGCTTAGTGGAACTTGAGGAAGATTACGCTTTTCAAAGTATGCCCGCCGAAGCTGATAGGTTGATGGATAAACGCCGCCAACAGCTAGAGCAATTAATTACAACTTTAGAACCCCCAGATATCCGCGCCTTTGTGCAGCCTCTAGTTCGCGTTACTAATGATGTTGCACGAGCTACAGAACAAATTACAAGTCAAAATAAAATTGATTTAATGCTAGTAGGTTGGCATCGCCCAGCTTTTAGCACCAATCGTTTAGGCGGACGTGTGGGGCAAATTCTGAGTATGGCTCCGGTAGATGTAGGAGTTTATGTTGATCGCGGACAATCAGCTATTGAGAAACTGTTAGTAGCTTATTCGGGTAATATTCATGACGATTTGGCGTTAGAACTAGCTTTAAGAATGCTCGTTAGTTCCGAAAGCCGGACTTTATCAATTTTGCGGGTAGTCCAAGCGGGGCAAACCAATAGTGAATTGAGCTATGAATTAAGTGGAGTCATGCAAAACTTGTCCCGTAAAGTGCGCGATCGCATTGATATCCAAGTCCAACAATCCGCCGAACCCATTACTGTAGCGGTGGAAGCTTCCACCCACGTTGATTTAACTATTGCTGGAACAAGCCGCGCTTGGGGAATCGAGCGGCAAACTTTGGGGCGTTATACCGACCAACTAGCGATTCAATGCAAATCTTCCTTGCTCATAACTCGCCGCTACAGCCAAGTTACATCTCATTTGGCTTCGGTAGTTGCGCCTAGCACGGATACAGATAAATCAGGAGTTTAA
- a CDS encoding Uma2 family endonuclease: MTGLFQSQTFPNTLPDHTQLPESDGTFVKNFQEHPQSVLLTDSIEPILKQIHPDDQYCIGQDSGIYWRLTEPLERGVLAPDWFYVPRVPPTLKGQMRRSYVLWQEYVAPLIVLEFVSGNGAAERDRTPVTGKFWVYEQGIRVPFYGIYEVEKAAVEIYHLIENSYHLLEANDRGHYFIPQLGAELGIWQGHYSNTELPWLRWWDPQGNLLLTGSERAEIELQRVNAETHRANAEAQRANTEAQRANTEAQRAEKLAAQLRALGIEPEL; this comes from the coding sequence ATGACAGGGCTTTTCCAATCACAAACTTTTCCTAATACTTTACCCGACCATACGCAGCTACCAGAATCTGACGGTACATTTGTGAAGAACTTTCAAGAACATCCTCAAAGCGTACTGCTGACCGATTCAATCGAGCCAATACTGAAACAAATACATCCCGATGACCAATATTGTATCGGTCAAGATAGCGGCATCTATTGGCGCTTGACAGAGCCATTAGAAAGAGGTGTTTTAGCCCCCGACTGGTTTTATGTACCTCGTGTACCCCCAACTCTTAAAGGTCAAATGCGGCGTTCTTATGTATTGTGGCAAGAATACGTTGCACCCTTAATTGTTTTAGAGTTTGTCAGTGGAAACGGTGCAGCCGAACGCGATCGCACTCCCGTTACAGGCAAGTTTTGGGTATACGAGCAAGGGATTAGAGTGCCATTTTATGGCATTTATGAAGTTGAAAAAGCTGCGGTAGAAATCTATCATTTAATTGAAAATTCTTACCACCTTTTAGAAGCAAACGATCGCGGACATTACTTTATCCCTCAGTTAGGCGCAGAATTAGGCATCTGGCAAGGACATTATTCTAATACCGAGTTACCCTGGCTGCGGTGGTGGGACCCTCAAGGCAATTTATTGCTAACTGGCTCAGAACGAGCAGAAATAGAGTTACAAAGGGTAAATGCTGAAACTCATAGAGCAAATGCTGAAGCTCAAAGAGCAAATACTGAAGCTCAAAGAGCAAATACTGAAGCTCAAAGGGCGGAAAAACTAGCCGCGCAATTGAGAGCGTTGGGGATAGAACCAGAATTATAA
- a CDS encoding EcsC family protein, which produces MARDVVKGDRPIMTNLQKQPKTPPSLFDYVTKSVTETFRIAFDAGQEAVDRTHDLLSQVTKGAGETIDNVGSNWFVRRLTRFLNLDWLLGATDSVDVAKAQSVVQKLKQKYPHESHSQLAHHIMVEKATQAGGIGLATSFLPGIAIALLAVDLAATTRLQAEMIYQIAAVYGLDLKDPERRGEVLGIFGLGLGGSRLLKAVGLGLLRNVPFAGATIGASTDAAMVYSLGYAACRFYETKLKSPQEVKAKTINDLQKQSQQYLEVAIAQQVIMDRILVHTILVSHPVKSWEELLPQLQAINISPTSLQVIAEDFKSLQPLSELLNQLNRDFAIPLLAQCYRIVEADGGQTPVETEVINAIANKFDLDLNSIKSMVDNPVN; this is translated from the coding sequence ATGGCTAGAGATGTAGTCAAAGGCGATCGCCCCATTATGACCAATTTGCAAAAACAACCAAAAACTCCGCCTTCTTTATTCGATTATGTAACTAAAAGTGTTACAGAAACTTTCCGCATTGCTTTTGACGCGGGACAAGAAGCGGTGGATCGCACCCACGATTTGCTCTCCCAAGTAACTAAAGGGGCGGGAGAAACTATCGATAATGTCGGTAGTAATTGGTTTGTGCGGCGGTTAACTCGCTTTCTTAATCTCGATTGGCTTCTGGGTGCAACTGATAGTGTTGATGTTGCCAAAGCCCAAAGCGTGGTACAAAAGCTTAAGCAAAAATATCCTCACGAATCACATAGCCAACTCGCGCACCATATTATGGTAGAAAAAGCTACCCAAGCCGGGGGTATTGGGCTTGCTACCAGTTTTTTACCAGGAATAGCGATCGCTCTGTTAGCGGTGGATTTGGCAGCCACAACGCGCTTGCAAGCAGAGATGATCTATCAAATTGCCGCAGTGTATGGGCTGGACTTAAAAGATCCAGAGCGTCGCGGCGAAGTTTTAGGGATTTTTGGTTTAGGTCTGGGTGGGAGTCGATTACTAAAAGCTGTCGGTTTGGGGTTGCTTAGAAATGTACCTTTTGCTGGGGCAACAATTGGCGCAAGCACTGACGCAGCAATGGTTTACTCTTTGGGTTATGCTGCCTGTAGATTTTATGAAACTAAGTTAAAGTCCCCCCAAGAAGTTAAAGCGAAAACCATTAACGACTTGCAGAAACAAAGCCAGCAATATCTAGAAGTTGCGATCGCGCAGCAAGTTATTATGGATCGAATTTTAGTCCATACAATCTTAGTTAGTCATCCCGTCAAGTCTTGGGAAGAACTTTTACCCCAACTGCAAGCTATAAATATTAGCCCAACTTCGCTTCAAGTCATTGCTGAGGATTTCAAGTCGCTGCAACCTTTAAGTGAGCTACTCAATCAACTCAACCGCGACTTTGCAATTCCTTTATTAGCTCAATGTTACCGAATCGTTGAAGCTGATGGCGGGCAAACCCCTGTGGAAACTGAAGTTATAAATGCGATCGCGAATAAGTTCGATCTCGATCTTAATTCTATTAAGTCAATGGTTGACAATCCAGTAAATTGA
- a CDS encoding ABC transporter permease, translating into MRSPSLTKTNNSSQWRTLFADSLTIFWGDWLDLRVRITQVAASGLISPLIYILAFGLGLGSSLPKPAVGDSYLEFILPGMVALSSMTISFGGTTFSICGDRLFTKSFEELLLVPIHPLALQVGKMLAGIVRGLMTSGSVILVAVLFTGKIWSFINPLFLLILVLNCAVFSALGIIVGLNVQSLESVGLYNNFVIVPMSFLGATFFDPASLPIALKAIVYLLPLTYTAIGLRAAAYLPIAQFPWYSIPILLVSAIALSIIGARQFASQQD; encoded by the coding sequence ATGCGATCGCCTTCTCTAACCAAAACTAACAATTCTTCTCAATGGCGAACGCTGTTTGCCGATAGTCTGACAATATTTTGGGGCGATTGGCTAGATTTGCGCGTCCGCATTACTCAAGTAGCAGCTTCGGGGCTAATTTCTCCGCTTATATATATTTTAGCTTTTGGCTTAGGTTTGGGTAGTTCTTTGCCTAAACCTGCTGTTGGTGACAGCTATTTAGAATTTATTTTGCCGGGAATGGTGGCGCTGTCGTCAATGACAATTAGTTTTGGGGGGACGACTTTTTCTATTTGTGGCGATCGCTTATTTACTAAAAGTTTTGAAGAATTGCTCTTAGTCCCCATTCATCCATTGGCTTTACAAGTGGGTAAAATGCTGGCAGGAATTGTCAGAGGCTTGATGACATCAGGATCGGTAATTTTAGTTGCGGTGCTATTTACAGGCAAAATTTGGAGCTTTATTAACCCGTTGTTTTTGCTGATATTGGTGCTAAATTGCGCGGTGTTTTCAGCTTTAGGGATAATTGTCGGGTTAAATGTGCAAAGTCTTGAAAGTGTAGGTTTGTATAATAATTTTGTGATTGTCCCCATGTCATTTTTGGGTGCAACCTTTTTCGATCCAGCTTCTCTACCTATTGCCTTAAAAGCCATAGTGTATTTACTCCCGCTAACTTATACAGCTATTGGGCTTCGGGCGGCGGCTTACTTACCTATAGCTCAGTTTCCTTGGTATAGTATCCCGATATTGCTAGTAAGTGCGATCGCGCTTTCTATAATTGGTGCGCGTCAGTTTGCCAGCCAACAAGACTAA
- the ffh gene encoding signal recognition particle protein, translating into MFDALSDRLESAWKKLRGQDKITSANIQEALKEVRRALLEADVNLQVVKDFIAGVETKAQGAEVVSGVRPDQQFIKIVYDELLEVMGETNVPLAKADQAPTIVLMAGLQGTGKTTATAKLALHLKKINRSCLLVATDIYRPAAIDQLVTLGKQIQVPVFEMGSDADPVEIAKRGVEQAKEQGVDTVIIDTAGRLQIDVDMMGELARIKAAVQPQETLLVVDAMTGQEAANLTRTFHEQIGITGAILTKLDGDSRGGAALSVRQVSGQPIKFVGVGEKVEALQPFYPDRMASRILGMGDVLTLVEKAQEEIDLADAEQMQQKMLSAKFDFTDFLKQMRLLKNMGSLGGLMKMIPGMNKLNSDQLKQGETQLKRCEAMIKSMTTKERKDPDILASSPSRRRRIAGGSGYKESDVAKLVSDFQKMRTMMQQMTQGGFPGMPGMFGGMENPAAVGNRPAQAGWRGYSDPGGKKKKKEKKKKGFGTL; encoded by the coding sequence ATGTTTGATGCACTATCTGACCGTTTAGAATCTGCTTGGAAAAAGTTACGAGGTCAAGACAAAATTACCTCTGCAAATATTCAAGAAGCGCTGAAAGAAGTCCGCCGCGCTCTTTTGGAAGCAGACGTTAACTTGCAAGTAGTTAAAGACTTTATTGCTGGGGTGGAAACCAAAGCCCAAGGAGCAGAAGTAGTATCGGGAGTTAGACCCGATCAGCAGTTTATCAAAATTGTCTACGACGAACTGCTAGAAGTCATGGGAGAAACTAACGTCCCCTTGGCAAAAGCCGATCAAGCCCCAACAATTGTATTAATGGCTGGATTGCAGGGAACAGGTAAGACTACCGCCACAGCCAAGTTAGCGCTTCATCTCAAGAAAATTAATCGTAGCTGCTTATTAGTAGCCACAGATATTTATCGTCCCGCAGCGATTGACCAATTGGTAACTTTGGGCAAGCAAATTCAAGTCCCTGTCTTTGAAATGGGTAGCGACGCTGACCCAGTGGAAATTGCCAAGCGCGGTGTAGAACAAGCTAAAGAGCAAGGAGTTGACACCGTAATTATTGACACGGCGGGACGCTTGCAAATTGACGTAGACATGATGGGAGAATTAGCCCGGATTAAAGCCGCCGTACAACCCCAAGAAACGCTCCTAGTAGTAGATGCGATGACGGGTCAAGAAGCGGCAAATTTGACTCGTACCTTTCACGAGCAAATTGGGATTACGGGAGCAATTTTAACCAAACTAGACGGCGATAGTCGAGGTGGGGCGGCGCTTTCGGTGCGTCAAGTTTCTGGTCAGCCAATTAAGTTTGTGGGGGTAGGGGAAAAAGTAGAAGCATTGCAGCCCTTTTATCCCGATCGCATGGCATCGCGAATTTTGGGCATGGGAGATGTGCTAACCCTGGTGGAAAAAGCCCAGGAAGAAATCGATCTTGCTGATGCGGAGCAAATGCAGCAGAAGATGCTCTCGGCAAAGTTTGACTTTACCGACTTTCTTAAGCAAATGCGGTTGTTGAAAAATATGGGTTCGCTGGGGGGGTTAATGAAAATGATCCCCGGTATGAATAAGCTTAATTCTGACCAGTTAAAGCAGGGAGAAACCCAGCTAAAACGCTGCGAAGCGATGATTAAATCCATGACAACTAAGGAGCGCAAAGACCCGGATATTTTGGCAAGTTCTCCCAGTCGGCGGCGGCGAATTGCGGGCGGGTCGGGTTATAAAGAAAGCGATGTAGCGAAGTTGGTCAGCGATTTTCAAAAAATGCGGACAATGATGCAACAGATGACTCAGGGCGGCTTTCCGGGGATGCCGGGAATGTTTGGGGGGATGGAAAACCCCGCAGCAGTGGGTAATCGTCCGGCTCAGGCAGGTTGGCGCGGTTATAGCGATCCTGGGGGTAAAAAGAAGAAGAAAGAGAAAAAGAAAAAAGGTTTCGGTACTTTGTAG
- a CDS encoding glycoside hydrolase family 57 protein, with the protein MVTGYVALVLHAHLPYVRHPGSDYVLEEEWLYEAITETYIPLLQVFEGLKQDGIDFKITMSMTPPLVSMLRDKLLQERYDLHLAQLEKLVALESDRNSNNGHIRYLAEYYVKEFGNARKLWERYKGDLVTAFKQFQDSNNLEIITCGATHGYLPLMKMYPQAVWAQLQVACEHYEQTFGRPPKGIWLPECAYYEGLERMLADAGLRYFLTDGHGILYARPRPRFGSYAPIFTETGVAVFGRDHESSQQVWSSEVGYPGAAEYREFYKDLGWEAEYEYIKPFIMPNGQRKNTGVKYHKITGRGLGLSDKSLYDPYWAKQKAAEHAANYMYNREQQVSNLHGMMQRPPIIVSPYDAELFGHWWYEGPWFIDYLYRKSWYDQGTYKMTHLADYLRENPSQQVCRPSQSSWGFKGFHEYWLNETNAWVYPHLHKAAERMIELGRREPADELEWKALNQAAREVLLAQSSDWAFIMRTGTMVPYAVRRTRSHLMRFNKLYEDINIGKIDSGWLEKVEEIDNIFPEINYRVYRPA; encoded by the coding sequence ATGGTTACTGGCTATGTCGCTCTTGTCCTCCACGCTCATTTACCTTACGTCCGTCACCCTGGAAGCGATTATGTCTTAGAGGAAGAATGGCTTTATGAAGCTATTACCGAAACCTACATTCCCTTACTGCAAGTATTTGAAGGCTTAAAGCAAGACGGCATCGATTTCAAAATTACCATGAGCATGACACCGCCCTTGGTATCCATGCTGCGCGATAAACTGCTGCAAGAGCGCTATGACCTACATTTAGCCCAGTTAGAGAAATTAGTAGCCCTAGAAAGCGATCGCAACAGCAATAATGGTCATATCCGCTATCTAGCTGAATACTACGTTAAAGAATTTGGCAACGCTCGTAAACTCTGGGAACGCTACAAAGGCGATCTTGTTACTGCTTTTAAGCAATTTCAAGACTCTAACAACCTAGAAATTATTACTTGCGGTGCGACTCACGGCTATTTGCCACTCATGAAAATGTACCCCCAGGCTGTTTGGGCGCAACTTCAAGTAGCTTGCGAACACTACGAGCAAACTTTTGGTCGCCCTCCTAAAGGTATTTGGTTGCCCGAATGCGCCTACTACGAAGGGCTAGAAAGGATGTTAGCCGATGCTGGCTTGCGATATTTCCTTACCGATGGGCATGGCATTCTCTACGCCCGTCCGCGTCCGCGTTTTGGTAGCTACGCGCCGATTTTTACCGAAACTGGCGTAGCAGTTTTTGGGCGTGATCACGAATCGTCTCAACAAGTATGGTCGTCTGAAGTTGGCTATCCTGGCGCGGCGGAATACCGCGAATTTTACAAGGATTTGGGCTGGGAGGCAGAGTACGAGTACATTAAACCCTTCATTATGCCCAACGGTCAGCGCAAAAATACCGGGGTCAAATACCATAAAATTACTGGGCGAGGTTTGGGACTATCGGATAAATCTCTTTACGATCCTTACTGGGCAAAACAAAAAGCCGCCGAACACGCCGCCAACTATATGTACAATCGGGAGCAGCAAGTTAGTAATTTGCATGGAATGATGCAACGCCCACCCATAATTGTTTCTCCTTACGATGCAGAGTTATTTGGTCATTGGTGGTATGAAGGCCCTTGGTTTATTGATTACTTGTACCGCAAGTCTTGGTACGATCAGGGAACTTACAAAATGACTCACTTAGCAGACTACTTGCGGGAAAATCCCAGCCAACAAGTTTGTCGTCCTTCTCAATCTAGCTGGGGCTTTAAGGGCTTTCACGAATATTGGCTAAATGAAACTAATGCTTGGGTTTATCCCCATTTGCACAAAGCCGCCGAAAGGATGATTGAATTAGGGCGCAGAGAACCCGCCGATGAGTTGGAGTGGAAAGCTTTAAATCAAGCCGCTAGAGAAGTATTACTCGCGCAATCTTCCGATTGGGCGTTTATTATGCGGACAGGGACAATGGTTCCTTATGCTGTACGCAGAACGCGATCGCACTTAATGCGGTTTAATAAGCTCTACGAAGACATCAACATCGGCAAAATTGATAGCGGTTGGCTGGAAAAAGTCGAAGAAATAGATAATATTTTCCCCGAAATCAATTACCGCGTTTATCGTCCAGCGTAG